Part of the Salvelinus fontinalis isolate EN_2023a chromosome 1, ASM2944872v1, whole genome shotgun sequence genome is shown below.
AGCTTGTAGGCTAGGTGTGGCCTGGAGTGACCCGGGGAGCAGTAAGTATACCTGGGCAGATTGGCGGCTCCCTCCTGCCCTGAACTGTCGTGCTGAGAGGTTCTTCATTCACAAAATCAAACAAGCCATTAAGGAGACAAGCAAGCAAGCATAAAACCAACAACGTACACCAGAGAATTCAGGCAATCAGGATTCTATACTACTGCAGTAGATCAGTAGAAAACAAACTGGGCATCACGACGACACCCATGTTAATATCATTGCCAGTGTAAAAACGAGTGGGAGTGTGTGTAAGTCTATCTTGAGACAGGTGTGTCAGATAAGGTGACCTTGAGCATCATGGACCCCCTTACTCACCTGTCAGATCCAAGCAGGCTGAAGATCCGCGTGTTATCAGAGATCTCCTGGGTGATCTGGGGTGGAGACGGATCATATTCAAACACATACAACAGAATTAAATGGTTTCAAGTTGCAAACAGAACCGGGATTGAacattgttttttaaaataaacCCTCCGTGGACACAAACAGACAACTAACACTGCTCTCAGCTTACCTCATTGGTCTTGAAACTCCGCCCTTGCATGCCATGCCTCCAAAATGCCAGAACGCTATCTTGGAGACACACTGCAAAGACATGTGGGTTTTACACTGAACCATAAAAAGCACAAATAGGAGGTGAGACAAATGCTTCACGGGAAAAACGTTCTCAGGGTATTGAATTATCTTTCTGCATAGAGCTCTATACACAGATGGAAATATCCAACTTTAGCACAACAGAACCGTCTCTGaaacaaataaataatatttaaaaATGATATTAAAAAAATAACCCTGTCTTTGGTTTCTTTGGGCTGGGTAGAAGTGTGAATGACGTGGTTATGGAAACGTACCTATCGCCTCGATCTGGAAGTTAAACGTCAGCTCAGCAGACAACTTCCTGCTTGACTTCAACCTTCCTTGTAGGTTCACTATCTTTATACACCCTGATCACAGGAAAGAGTTCATCCATAATAGTTGCAGTAACATATTCATAAGTTGGAATTTCTACTTTGAGTGAGAAGAAGATAATTTGGGTTAGTTCAGCGAATGGTGGGGGTAAAACGTACTGTCCAGACAAACTAAGATGGTGTCCCTCTCCAACTGGGTGACGTGGATGACACAAGTCTGGGGCGTATCTGAGTGGACAGAAAAACATCTCATCATCAAGAACAATCAATGTCCTAATGAAGATAATCATCATCATGGTTGCGACCACGTGCCACTGACCAGCCTCTGTGAACCAGGAGGAGGTTGAGTTGGGGTTGACGGTGCCGAAGCGGACCACTTGACTGAGCTCCATGCCCTTGCTGACAGCCACACAGATGAGCGGGTACTGCTGATCCGGCACCACCAGCATCTCAAACACCTCCAGGGGACAGGGCAGGGGGAAGTCGATGTTCTacaggagagaccagaggagataGATCAAGCATCCTGTTACACAAGAAATCCCCCATTATCATGTACAGACAGGAATAATTTGCAACGTTAGCATGCTATTTTAGCTAATCGCATCAGCTTTCCATAACAGGACTGTGTTAAGTTTATCCAAACATGAAAGGTCCCATTCTAACCCTTTACATGGTCAGTCCGCCCCAGAAGGACCTGAACCGAACGCTGATTTACCTTGATGAGCATAAACTTCTGCATGGGCTCCACCCACTCCAGCAGAACCACACTGGACTGGAACGCGCCACACAGGTACTTGTGACCCGTGTAGGGATTCCTcactgcacacaaacacacacattcaaggTCTCTCACAACTCTCTCTCTGAACTCTGAGCTATACTCTATCAAAAACGATGTCTTGTGCATTATTTCAGAACTATCCTCAACTTCTCTTATTCAGTTGTACCGTACGTGAAGAACAACGCCATGCAGCAGTTGATaatacatttagcagacgctatcATCCAAAGTCTGCTTACATTTTTATATGGGTGAACCACACTCATGTGCACTTACCCACGCAGCACTTTTGGCACCCTTTTGTGTCTGGAATCTTATTGGATATGGCAAATTTCCTATGAGGATCATAAGGAACAAGAAATGCCTTTTCTACATATCATCTAAAAAACCTCAAGTTCAAACCCAAATGAATGAAGAGGCCTTCGATATCCTACCTTGGAATCATTTTGTCTGGGAGTTTGTGTGTGGGAATGGCCATGGGTAACTTCTGCATTTGCCGGGCATGCTCAAATAGACCAGCTACGTTATGAGAGTAGAGCTGGGAGGCTTTTCCTGAAAGCAATAACAAAAGCATATTTTCAGATAGACTTCTATACCTTTAAAGAGCAATTTATGACACAGTAAAGAAAAAGAGAAAAGGTCTGCCTTCAAAACACACTTCACGTGGTAAGATTATATCTTCAGAAGGGCCAGACATGTTTTAAACAAAGAAATTCCTGCCGCCAAATTTTACAAAGTCAAGGTTTTAAAGGCAAGTGCCTCTCTTCAATGTGAACCTTTTTTTTGGCAGAGAAATGTCAAACACAGCAAAACCATTACTAGATACAGAACAAACAACAAAAGTAAGACAGCACAGGTCCAAGATGGTCTTACCAGATATAGAGAGCAGGCAGTTGTTCATAACATAAAGCCAAGTGCACCGGCGGGGAAAGAGCTGGGGACAGACGGGGATGGAGAGAGCCAATGAAGAGTTGATAACAACATTCACAATCCTCCATTGAAGAAACAAAATATAGAAACCTTCAACCAGAACAAACCTGCTCCATGGACGTCTCGTGTAGTTCGTTCAGGTTTAAAGTGTAGATTCCCTCCTCGGCACCAAATATCAAATATTGGTCTGAAACGACGACGAAACAAAGAGCCTTTTAGTCATGCTCATCCAAATAATCGTCTTGGCAACGATTCCTGTAATAAGCCATGACAATAAAGATGTACCAAAAAGTGAAACTACGTGGTTTTTCCCAAGTTTCCTACCTCTGGTGTCTGGGTTGATCCAGGACGTGGCACAGTGGATTTTCAACGGGCAGCCGTTGAACACCTTGGAGAAACAGGCCCCCATCTGAGCAGCAAGGAGAATGGAGGTGGGGAAATTGGAGGGAAGCCAAACATAACACATTTTTCTTCAAAGCTCTCGTCTTGAAAGCTTTATCTGAGGGGGCAAACCCCTATTTTACATTGGTTCATAAGATCATGGTGTGTCTGTAGAGAAGGAATCATACTCACATGGACCTTGGGTGTGGGTGGGAGGCCATTACTGATAGGCTTCTGAAAAAAGTGGGAGACGCATAAAGAGCGAGACAGATAAGGTCGATGATCACTGGACCACATTCGTTTTAGACGAATGGTCGCTGATGAACGGCTTTAACAACAATAATCAGTGTGGCGATGCCCTAGTGTGAAAGGAAAGGGAATGTATTGAAACGTCATTGTTAATAAGGTGAGTGTGTGGGATCAGGTGGCATTACCGTAATGTCCTTCTTGTCTTTCCGTATGGGGACACTAGGGGGCATGGTGGACTGCCTCTCAGTagcactgtccttctctccatTCTGGTGAGAGTTCAATCCATTACCTGCAGCGGGAAACATGTTTATGACACACAtcttggtgtgtgtttgtgtgtgtgtgtgtgtgtgtgtgtgtgtgtgtggatgtgtgtgtgtgtgtgtgtgtgagagagttctACACATGCAGTATATGCTGGAATCTAATCACTGCTAATCAATAATGGAGTATGTTTTGATGGGATTACAACAGTAATCAAACTAAGTGATTCGACCGTGCTAACACACTGAACAGAGAATGCATTCCCAACGCTTAATTACATTCAGAGAGTTGGATTACATTTTGATTGCCTCACTGAGAACATGATGTCAACGATGGGAGGAGGCGGCTGGATTTTGGTGACAGACAGGGTTACATGACTGCAGCAACAACAGTGCACTATGTagatctacagacagacagaagaaaggaggaagggaaggaaggatggGGCGCGAGACTCTACGAACGCTGATTGATGGGAATAACAACCAATCAGGGAAGGGTGATAGGCTATGGAGCTACCGATTGGCCGGCCttactctcatcctcctcctccaacacctCTTCCAACTCCTCTTCTGTGTGCGGGGCGTGAAGCCACTCCCAGAAATGCCTAAAGCTCCCATCATCATTCCCCTCGGGCTCTGAACCAGCCTGGCTCTGTGTGCTCTCGTTACCTAGGCTACTGCGTCTGTGGGGGGGCAGGCGTGGAGGTGGAGGGCGTGGGGGTACGTTTGAGGAGGAGGTTCGGGCAGGGCTCTCGGGTACGGGGCAGCGCTTGATGGTCCCCCCTCCATCATCCTCTCCCTGGGACGGGCTCTCCTGGGGCAGACAGATGGACTTGGgctggagggagagaaagtgagacaagaccgagaaagagagacagaaacagacagagagcgagagagagtgagagcgcgagacacacacagagagagagaaagagagagagacacagagagaaagagacagagagagagagagagacacacacagagagagaaagagagagagagagagagagagagacacacagagcgagagagacacacagagcgagagagacacacagagagagagagacagagagagagagagagagacacacagagagagagagacacacagagagagagagacagagagagagagagacagagagagacagagagagagagagacagagagagagagagacagagagagagagagacagagtgtgagagagagagacagagtgtgagagagagagacacagagagagagagacagagagagagagagacagagtgtgagagagagagacagagtgtgagagagagagacacagagagagagagacagagagagagagacagagagagagagacagagagagagagagacagagagagagagagacagagtgtgagagagagagagacacaaacagagagagagagagagagagacacacagagagagaaagagagaaacagagagagagacacagagagagacacagagagagagagagacacacagagcgagagagacacacagagagagagagacagagagagagagagacacacagagagagagagacacagagagagagagacagagagagagagagacagagagagagagagacagagagagagagagacagagagagagagagacagagagagagagacagagagagagagacagagagagagagacagagagacagagagagagagagacagagagagagagagacagagtgtgagagagagagagtgtgagagagagagagacacaaacagagagagagagagagagacacacagagagagaaagagagaaacagagagagagacacagagagagacacagagagagagagagagagagacacaaacagagagagagagagagagagagagagagacacatagagagagagacacatagagagagagacacagagagaaagagagaaacagagagagagacacagagacacacagagagaaagagagaaacagagagagaaacagagagagagacagagagacagagagacagagagacagagagacagagagacagagagacagagagacagagagacagagagagagagagagagagagagagacacagagagagagacagagaccgacacagaaacagagagagagagggacagaagacacacacagagagagagagagagagagagagagagagagagagagagacagagccgacacagaaacagagagagagagggacagagagagagacacacacacacacacacacacacacacacagagagagaaagagagacacagaaagaaagagagagacacagagagaaagacacagagagagagacagagagagacaaacacagatagagagagagaaacagagagacacagagagatggagagagagacacagaaacagagagagagacagagagagacacacagagagagagagatagagagagagagagagagagagagagagagagagagagacacagaaacggagcgagagagacacaaacacagagagagacacagaaagagagagacagagagacacacacagagagtgagagagagacacacacacacacacacagagagaaacagagagagagaaagagagacaaagaaagagagagagaaagagtgagagagagagacacacacacacacagataaacagacAACAAACAACTCTGAATTTAGCTTGAGGGTCCGTTCCACTAAGTAGAAGTCTCTGATTATGACCCAAAACGCTGCAGTATGATAATATGCTAGTGGTCCTACCTTGGGGGGCAGTGGGGGTGGGACTTTGGGCCTCATGATGGTACTGTGTTTGCTTGAGGAAGAGATTGAGGTGGGTTAGGTTTGTTAGATAGTGGCAAGGTTCCACACAGACAGttataaaacatgtttttcaaaaaaagtgttaacacagtgtcacaTTGCAGAGTGACGGGCAAATAAACCCAGGAGTGTCTAATATCACACAACGCAGTGTTAAACAACAGACAAGTGTTGGACAAGACAACAAATAGGTGTCTGTCAACCACCACCAGTCAAAGGACACCATCAGTCAACTTACACCATATGTTAGCATTTCCTTGAACAGGATATCCCAAAGGCCCAATGTAATGTGTAGGTACAGTCTGATTCAATCAGTAACCACCATCAACCCCTCAATCATGACGGACATAGACATGGCACCATTCAAATGGAGTAACAAGTTTAAGTCGCCAGGAGAGAAGACAAACCTCAGAGTGGCACTAGAGTTAAACAGGTGGGAAGGGTTAAACCAAGAGGGTTGGGAGGACCCCGAGACAACTATAGCGACAGAGGGGTGACGATACAAGCAGAGAGAACCACACATCGGGAGCAGATGGCAAACGGGCAGTaaagagcacacacacatacaccgagATCAGCAAGCATGTAAGCAGGTGGCACAGAATGATGAACACACACCAGGAAACAGATAAGGAATGGCAGGGGGCGACGCACAGTTGGTGAGCACTGAACCCAAACATGACAACGGTTCATCGTCTCACAGACGTAAGCAAATGGGAGCCCAGTTAGCCAGACTGCTTAGGGGAAGCAACCTGAAATGCATCAGAACCTTTTCCATAGTTCTGCTCTAATGTAGCTAATGAGAGAGTCCAAAGCTCAAAGTGAACTGTGGGAGGGAAGCAGGGCTACCGGAGgcgcagagaaagacagagacagggtaTTTGGTAAGGGAGGGAGAAGCAGGGGCGTGATGGTGGGGCGGAGAAAGACTGAGACAGGGTATTGGTAAGGGAGGGAGAAGCAGGGGCGTGATGGTGgggcagagaaagacagagacagggtaTTGGTAAGGGAGGGAGAAGCAGGGGCGTGATGGTGGGGCAGAGAAAGACTGAGACAGGGTATTGGTAAGGGAGGGAGAAGCAGGGGCGTGATggtggggcagagagagacagagacagggtatTTGGTGAGGGAGAAGCAGGGGCGTGATGGCGGGGcagagaaagacaaagacagGGTATTTGGTAAGGGAGGGACAAGCAGGGGCGTGATGGTGGGGCAGAGAAAGACTGAGACAGGGTATTGGTAAGGGAGGGAGAAGCAGGGGCGTGATGgcggggcagagagagacagagacagggtatTGGTAAGGGAGGGAGAAGCAGGGGCGTGATGGCGGGGCAGAGAAAGACTGAGACAGGGTATTGGtaagggagggagaggcaggggcgTGATGGTGGGGCAGAGAAAGACTGACAGGGTATTGGTAAGGGAGGGAGGAGCAGGGGCGTGATGGTGgggcagagaaagacagacagggtattggtaAGGGAGGGAGAAGCAGGGGCGTGATGGTGGGGCAGAGAAAGATGGAGACAGGGTATTTGGTAAGGGAGGGACAAGCAGGGGCGTGATGGTGgggcagagaaagacagagacagggtaTTGGTAAGGGAGGGACAAGCAGGGGCGTGATGGTGGGGCAGAGAAAGATGGAGACAAGGTATTTGGTAAGGGAGGGAGAAGCAGGGGCGTGATGGTGGGGCAGAGAAAGATGGAGACAAGGTATTTGGTAAGGGAGGGAGAAGCAGGGGCGTGATGGTGGGGCAGAGAAAGATGGAGACAGGGTATTGGTAAGGGAGGGAGAAGCAGGGGCGTGATGGTGGGGCAGAGAAAGATGGAGACAGGGTATTGGTAAGGGAGGGAGAAGCAGGGGCGTGATGGTGGGGCAGAGAAAGATGGAGACAGGGTATTGGTAGGGAGGGAGAAGCAGGGGCGTGATGGTGGGGCAGAGAAAGATGGAGACAAGGTATTTGGTAagggagagagaagcaggggCGTGATGGTGGGGCAGAGAAAGATGGAGACAGGGTATTGGTAAGGGAGGGAGAAGCAGGGGCGTGATGGTGGGGCAGAGAAAGATGGAGACAAGGTATTTGGTAAGGGAGGGAGAAGCAGGGGCGTGATGGTGGGGCATGCGGCATGAAGATGCGTGAATGAAACTGGAGAGGTAGCCTTCATTCTTCCCCCTCAGAGAGGGCGGCTAGACTAGCAGACGAGAAGGACTTACTGTTGAgtttcatcaccatcatcaccaccatcatcatcggGCTCTAAATGTGTCATGTGACCCCTGAGGAGAAGGAGATagattgggagggggggggggctcagtgGGACTCACAGCAACAGGGAAAGTCAGAGCTGCTCTCCTCTTTCACCCACTGGGAGGAGGAGACACTGGGGGAAATTAACTCCACTACATTACTAACAGAACTAACTACATAAAAAGGTAGAGTTTAAAGAACTACATGGCTATAGAACTGAACCAGACAGAAATAGTGCTAACTAAACCTAAATGCTGTATTATGCTAATTTTACTCATCTTACTTATAGGGCTTGGGGATTTCACTACACACTAACAGGAGAAGGTGTAGACTAAGCCATTAAGTCAGTGTATAAGCCATGCTTTGTCAAAGTGCAGTGTCTAGTGATCACACAGCGAAGCCTGTCCAGTTTGTAAGCACTGAACAGCAATGGACAAAACAAAGCAGAGTCAAACCATAACGGCAGCAGTCAGAGCAGATTAGCTTTGCGTGACACTGATTGGCTGGATTAGTCCTGCGTTAACACTGATTGGCTGATGGGGGGGGCGGGGGTGGTTAGGGCGCGTCCGCGAATCAAATACCAGAGCGGTTGGAGGTGGAGCCCTGAGGGGCGTGGCCTAACTCACCTCTGCTTAAGCTCCTCCTCCACTGATTTGAGAAGACTCCTGTCGGAAAACGAGTGGAATGAACAAGGGAGAAGTgaagaagagaggggaaagaaaATAACTCTGACAGAATCGCACATGACATGAGTAAAGGCTCTCCCTCTCAGAGGGGGGGTTGACCTAAATTAACATGGCATTCTTTAAGGCTACAGGgcaaaaacacatggaaaccacagaCGATACATTCAGCGTGTTGGCGTGTGTGAGAGTACGTGAGTTTCATCACAGCTGAGCGGACATCACAACCCATCCAACATTGACCTTAGCTACTGAAAGCTGTACACTCACCGGGGATGTGTGAAGCTGTCAGGTCAGCTGTGTGTAGGCAACAGTGTTTGGTACGCAGGTGGGCGTGAATGACAGTGAAGTGGAGAATATAAAACCCTATGAGGCTGTGCAGTGAGAGAAGGGCGAAGGAATGTggacatcaactgttcagggaTCAAATAACAGCAAATCTGATAGGTGTATTGAGTTGAGTGGCTTCTCAATATCCTCTCGCCTGATTTATTCCATACACTTATGAAAACACACCATCTATCATTCCATCCGGTTTACGGAGCACATCCTTCTAAATACACATGGTTTAAGCAGCAGCGAGTCTTGTCTCTTGCCAtttcacacacacagtgcttaCAGCGCACTTCTTCTGAGCCGAGCTGCGTTCCAGGAAAGGTGTCATGAATAAATGATCAGACGCCTTTCTCTTGACAGGAAGCCACCTCTCAGTACCACACCACCATCTGCTAGGGCTAATCTCTTTGTACAGAtaagacaagaggagagggggaggccaAGGCAGGGAGATCGGGGGAGGTGAGGAGaattgatcggctatgaaaagccaactgacatttactcctgaggtgctgacctgtggcaccctcgacaactactgtgattattattatttgaccatgctggtcatttatgaacatcttggccatgttctgttataatctccacccggcacagccagaagaggactggccactcctcatagcctggttcctctctaggtttcttcctaggttttggcctttctagggagtttttcctagccactatgcttctacacctgtattgcttgctgtttggggttttaggctgggtttctgtacagcactttgagatatcagctgatgtacgaagggctatataaataaatttgatttgagagaaggagagaggagagctggagaggcaaggggaagagatgaagagaggagggagatagggaatagggaagggggaggaaaggcggagagagggaggaacagacgtGGAAACCCAGAATGAGTGACTTACTTGTTTCGTCCCATTAGGCTTGGAGATTCCTGTCCATACTCCAGTTGAAGGTCCTAGAGAGATACACATATCAAAATGACATCGTTGTTTCTGaaacacaatgacacacacacaatgtggaaAGTTACCATGTCTGAGGTTACCTACTGTACGGCATCAACTATTTTAGagcggagacacacacacacacacacacacctaaaaacACTTAGAGAGAAGGCAGAGACTGGTGTAACCTCAGTGACTCCCAGGCCACATCGATGACACTCATGAGCAGGCCATACAGGACATTACAGGACCTTGACTAGATGAGAGTAACACCCTTTGGGCTGGCAGACAGAGCGCCCACAGAGAGCCGAGgacactacaggtcagaggtcaccaCTGCTGTTGCTTAGAGAAACACCGCTTCGATTTACGATAGATGTTTCTAACGTGCAAGTGTGATAAACGTTAAGGGATAGGACAGCATTATGCACTATGGATCTGCAACAAGTAGACCAACAACCGTTCAGTGGGTGCTTATATTTCTCCTATTGTACAAGTGTATGCATATGTGAACTGGAAATTGTATATTTCTTTGCATATCCCTCAGAGAACGGAGACCAGGGTCTGCCGTTAGCAACGGCAACCCCGGAgacagttactggcccaacgctccaaccGCTAGGACACATGTCGTCCATGGCTAGATGAACCTGAATGACATGAATGGAAACCATCAACGCTATGTGAAGGTGTAGCAGTGCACGCGGCCATACAGAGGCATCTCAGCACAACTAGCTGCAAAGGTATGGGCGAAGGGCGGGTTTCACGGTATGTGTGCGTGCGCACTGCAGCAATGCGGCTGACTTTACTGAACACTGTTATTGGCTGACACTGCGGGTCCATCAGCTCAGTGGACATATTGATTTTCCAGTGAGGATATAGATACCTGTATTCCCCCTTCACAACCAAGTGACCGATCCTGACTCCTATAGGCGAACGCACCGCAAACTGACACGTCCATACTACATTGAGCCGGCGAGAGCTCGGCTAGCATATTCTTACTTATGCTGACAAACTGCCATATCCTGCTGCCTCGCGTCACATCAATACATTCCCCAGTATGGATATGTGACAAAGGAACAAGAGGTCTAAGTTTAACGGTGTCTGAGTCAGCGATAATATTTGGGCAGGAGGAGACAGCGGGGGACTGGTGATGGCAGCTTAGGGCTTGATCTGGTCCCACTAACAGGCCACCGACTCAGGGGTCCAAGTCAGTCACACATGTTTTCCCCAAGGTGGTTCATCCACCCATATGCTGTCCAGAGATATCACTCTCCCTAAATCCCTCCAGACATCCCTTTAATCCCTCCATTCCACTCCCTCTTGAAATTGTTTTCTTCCATCCCTTACACCCCCCCAGAGCCTTCGATGTGCTGGTGAGGTCTAACAGGTTGTGTGGCTGAAGGCTATACAGTAAAAACATAAGACAGGCATAACAACGAAAGACACCAGCCAATGAGGCGAAGACAGCTTCACAGACGCAAATGAACAAACAGTTACTGACATCCAATAAACGTAGACACTGAAAAGAAACATGAACGAGACAGGAAAAGGGCCAACTGAAAGAGGACGGTTAAGCGTTACGAAGCAGAGAGATGACCCagaaggagaaatggagagatgaggaaaatACCAGATTAGATCTCGCAGTGTAGTACAGCTCTTCTGCACAGTCCAAAAACGGGTCAGAGTCAGGCTGTTCAGCAGGCAGAATGAGAAAGTCCCGTTAATTCAAAAGTTCATGCCATCCAATCAGAGAAAGGGATTAAAGcacaggagaggaggatgggtaagagaggtagggagtgagggatgagagtggaggggagagaatAGGGGTGGCCATGCATGCCGTGTGTTAACCCTGCACTGAAACATCAGCAAGAGGTGCAGGGAGATAGATCACGTGGATGACTTGAGATATGCAGTATTTGTGAGCGTGATTTAAAACTGTAGCAGTCTCAACTAAGGGGGCCTGTCCACAAGGTTGTCACCTACACACAGGGTTCAGCCACAGTAGTATCAGTGGGACACTGCAGGACCAGGTTACTCACCGGCTCATGATGGGGctctgtctccttcctcagcGGAGGGTCAAACTTCACCTGGCCAACTGGGGGTGGGGGAAGAAAGAGCGATCGAGAGAGATACAATTAtagagtggggagggagagatagaggtaggggAGAAGTCAaagaaagaggaagggagggaaagagagaggaacatcAGCCATGTACTCTAGAAAGAAACATTAACCTGTCAGAGTCGACTGGTGTTCTAGTAGGATTTCAAGTTTAACTGTGCAGCTGCAGGTTAGAGATAGATGAGTGAGAGTGCTGAGGTGCTTTAacaggggtatgtgtgtgtgtgtgtgtctctgtggtcCTTCACAGCATGGTTTGAGGAGCCATTAATCTATGGAAGCTGAAAAACATAGATTATACTCATGCCAATGTTAATCCTGACAGACAGAGGTTAACTAAAGTACGATTACCATGAACTCGCAGAGAATTTAATGTGCCAGTCCCTCCACAAACCACAGATTAAGCACAGTGCCAGAAATAGCAGACTGGGATAAAACTGAATACACCATAGCCACAGACTGAACTGAATCCGGACGATTCACAAACTAAGCATGATTTGTA
Proteins encoded:
- the LOC129858798 gene encoding mitogen-activated protein kinase kinase kinase kinase 3-like isoform X6 translates to MNSCVDLSRRNPQEDFELIQRIGSGTYGDVYKARNVNTGELAAIKVIKLEPVIMNSPTGEDFEVVQQEIIMMKDCKHSNIVAYFGSYLRRDKLWISMEYCGGGSLQDIYHVTGPLSESQIAYMSRETLQGLYYLHNKGKMHRDIKGANILLTDNGYVKLADFGVSAQITATLAKRKSFIGTPYWMAPEVAAVERKGGYNQLCDIWAVGITAIELAELQPPMFDLHPMRALFLMTKSNFQPPKLKDKVKWGNNFHHFVKLSLTKNTKKRPTAEKLLQHPFVSQPLSRTLAIELLDKSNNPDHTTYNDFDDDDPEPESPVSVPHRIRSTSRSTREGKTLSEINFGQVKFDPPLRKETEPHHEPPDSDPFLDCAEELYYTARSNLDLQLEYGQESPSLMGRNKSLLKSVEEELKQRGHMTHLEPDDDGGDDGDETQHKHSTIMRPKVPPPLPPKPKSICLPQESPSQGEDDGGGTIKRCPVPESPARTSSSNVPPRPPPPRLPPHRRSSLGNESTQSQAGSEPEGNDDGSFRHFWEWLHAPHTEEELEEVLEEEDESNGLNSHQNGEKDSATERQSTMPPSVPIRKDKKDITKPISNGLPPTPKVHMGACFSKVFNGCPLKIHCATSWINPDTRDQYLIFGAEEGIYTLNLNELHETSMEQLFPRRCTWLYVMNNCLLSISGKASQLYSHNVAGLFEHARQMQKLPMAIPTHKLPDKMIPRKFAISNKIPDTKGCQKCCVVRNPYTGHKYLCGAFQSSVVLLEWVEPMQKFMLIKNIDFPLPCPLEVFEMLVVPDQQYPLICVAVSKGMELSQVVRFGTVNPNSTSSWFTEADTPQTCVIHVTQLERDTILVCLDRCIKIVNLQGRLKSSRKLSAELTFNFQIEAIVCLQDSVLAFWRHGMQGRSFKTNEITQEISDNTRIFSLLGSDRTSQHDSSGQEGAANLPRVVVLESRPTDNPTAASNLYILAGHENSY
- the LOC129858798 gene encoding mitogen-activated protein kinase kinase kinase kinase 3-like isoform X10, translating into MNSCVDLSRRNPQEDFELIQRIGSGTYGDVYKARNVNTGELAAIKVIKLEPGEDFEVVQQEIIMMKDCKHSNIVAYFGSYLRRDKLWISMEYCGGGSLQDIYHVTGPLSESQIAYMSRETLQGLYYLHNKGKMHRDIKGANILLTDNGYVKLADFGVSAQITATLAKRKSFIGTPYWMAPEVAAVERKGGYNQLCDIWAVGITAIELAELQPPMFDLHPMRALFLMTKSNFQPPKLKDKVKWGNNFHHFVKLSLTKNTKKRPTAEKLLQHPFVSQPLSRTLAIELLDKSNNPDHTTYNDFDDDDPEPESPVSVPHRIRSTSRSTREGKTLSEINFGQVKFDPPLRKETEPHHEPPDSDPFLDCAEELYYTARSNLDLQLEYGQESPSLMGRNKSLLKSVEEELKQRGHMTHLEPDDDGGDDGDETQHKHSTIMRPKVPPPLPPKPKSICLPQESPSQGEDDGGGTIKRCPVPESPARTSSSNVPPRPPPPRLPPHRRSSLGNESTQSQAGSEPEGNDDGSFRHFWEWLHAPHTEEELEEVLEEEDESNGLNSHQNGEKDSATERQSTMPPSVPIRKDKKDITKPISNGLPPTPKVHMGACFSKVFNGCPLKIHCATSWINPDTRDQYLIFGAEEGIYTLNLNELHETSMEQLFPRRCTWLYVMNNCLLSISGKASQLYSHNVAGLFEHARQMQKLPMAIPTHKLPDKMIPRKFAISNKIPDTKGCQKCCVVRNPYTGHKYLCGAFQSSVVLLEWVEPMQKFMLIKNIDFPLPCPLEVFEMLVVPDQQYPLICVAVSKGMELSQVVRFGTVNPNSTSSWFTEADTPQTCVIHVTQLERDTILVCLDRCIKIVNLQGRLKSSRKLSAELTFNFQIEAIVCLQDSVLAFWRHGMQGRSFKTNEITQEISDNTRIFSLLGSDRVVVLESRPTDNPTAASNLYILAGHENSY